A genomic region of Paenibacillus sp. PL2-23 contains the following coding sequences:
- a CDS encoding ATP-binding cassette domain-containing protein: protein MALPVLEVHQLRKSFGDVKAVQEISFTAMPGEIFTIIGPNGAGKTTTLEMIEGLLPPDSGDIRFGSLTWARDEDRIKRQIGVQPQSSALFDLLTVQENLELFSTFYTHCRPAGEVMEMINLTEQRNKHVKTLSGGQKQRLAIGLAMINDPGIIFLDEPTTGLDPQARRNIWDIILKLKGIGKTIILTTHYMEEAEKLSDRVCIVDQGRIVTLDTPAALIDRLTKEREVRLSFLDGAAAAAETELSALQDNAVVRTELEGTSLKLWTTKPEETLYHLFGFTKNNGYRVEQISIREMSLEDVFIAFTGKEWRD from the coding sequence ATGGCCTTGCCCGTATTGGAAGTACATCAATTGCGCAAGTCGTTCGGCGATGTTAAAGCCGTACAGGAGATTAGCTTCACCGCGATGCCCGGCGAAATTTTTACCATTATCGGACCGAACGGCGCCGGCAAAACAACCACGCTCGAAATGATTGAAGGGCTGCTGCCGCCTGATTCCGGCGACATTCGCTTCGGCTCCTTGACCTGGGCCAGGGACGAGGATCGTATTAAACGCCAGATTGGCGTACAGCCCCAATCCAGCGCCCTGTTCGATCTGCTGACGGTTCAGGAGAACCTGGAGCTGTTCTCCACCTTCTACACCCATTGCCGTCCCGCTGGTGAAGTAATGGAGATGATTAACCTGACGGAGCAGAGGAACAAGCACGTGAAGACGCTGTCCGGGGGACAGAAGCAGCGTCTCGCAATCGGACTGGCGATGATTAATGATCCCGGCATTATTTTTCTCGACGAGCCTACAACCGGCCTGGACCCCCAAGCCCGCCGCAACATATGGGATATCATTCTCAAGCTGAAGGGGATTGGCAAGACGATCATACTAACCACGCACTACATGGAAGAAGCGGAGAAGCTGAGCGACCGCGTCTGCATTGTAGATCAGGGCCGAATCGTAACGCTGGACACGCCCGCTGCGCTGATAGACCGGCTGACCAAGGAGCGCGAGGTCCGGCTGTCGTTCCTCGACGGCGCTGCAGCGGCAGCAGAGACGGAGCTGTCTGCCCTGCAGGATAACGCCGTCGTTCGTACAGAGCTCGAAGGCACGTCGCTTAAGCTGTGGACGACAAAACCGGAGGAAACACTCTATCATTTGTTTGGTTTTACGAAGAATAATGGGTATCGGGTAGAGCAGATTTCGATTCGCGAGATGAGCCTGGAGGACGTATTTATCGCCTTCACGGGCAAGGAATGGAGGGACTGA
- a CDS encoding Gfo/Idh/MocA family oxidoreductase, with translation MKAIRWGIIGCGNVTEVKSGPGFQKAEGSELVAVMRRNGELAADYAARHGVPRWYDDADKLIQDPEVDAVYVATPPSSHKEYAIKCAAAGKPVYVEKPMALDAEECQHMLEACEEKGVPLFVAFYRRALPYFTRIKELLESGAIGEIRYLTMTQHQPAGVNSGAEVLPWRLDPAVSGGGLFVDLASHTLDIMDFLLGPIRSVQGAAGNQAGLYAAEDIVTGSFVFENGVQATGTWCFSAYDYCDRNELVGSKGKLVFSTFGNERIEVITAEGVEVIELEKPLHIQQPLIQLIVNELRGGEPSPSNGLSAMRTSRVMDELLRDYKTGRQ, from the coding sequence ATGAAAGCTATCAGATGGGGAATTATCGGCTGCGGCAATGTGACGGAGGTGAAGAGCGGGCCCGGATTTCAGAAGGCGGAGGGAAGCGAGCTGGTTGCGGTAATGAGGCGCAATGGCGAGCTTGCTGCGGATTATGCCGCCAGACATGGCGTGCCAAGATGGTATGATGATGCGGACAAGCTTATCCAGGACCCTGAGGTGGACGCTGTGTACGTGGCGACTCCACCTTCGTCGCATAAGGAATACGCGATCAAATGCGCGGCGGCCGGGAAGCCGGTCTATGTCGAGAAGCCGATGGCTCTGGACGCTGAGGAATGCCAGCACATGCTTGAGGCTTGCGAGGAGAAGGGCGTACCTTTGTTTGTTGCATTCTATCGGAGGGCTCTGCCGTATTTCACACGGATCAAAGAACTGCTGGAGAGCGGCGCGATTGGCGAGATACGTTATTTGACCATGACGCAGCATCAGCCAGCAGGAGTCAATAGTGGAGCGGAAGTCCTGCCGTGGCGCCTGGACCCCGCCGTCTCGGGCGGCGGACTGTTCGTCGACCTCGCGAGCCACACGTTGGATATTATGGACTTTCTGCTCGGGCCGATCCGCTCCGTTCAAGGAGCCGCGGGCAACCAAGCCGGCTTGTACGCGGCGGAGGATATCGTGACGGGAAGCTTTGTGTTCGAGAACGGCGTGCAGGCGACGGGTACATGGTGCTTCAGCGCTTACGACTACTGCGATCGGAACGAGCTAGTGGGGAGCAAGGGAAAGCTTGTATTCTCGACGTTCGGCAACGAACGAATAGAAGTGATCACCGCTGAGGGTGTGGAGGTCATTGAACTGGAGAAGCCGCTCCATATTCAGCAACCGCTTATCCAGCTCATTGTGAACGAGCTGCGCGGCGGCGAGCCAAGCCCGAGCAATGGCCTCAGCGCAATGCGTACAAGCAGGGTAATGGATGAGCTGCTGCGGGACTACAAGACGGGGCGACAATAG
- a CDS encoding beta-galactosidase, producing MNQPTTALDHLRLGVCYYPEHWKEELWADDFRRMAELGISIVRVGEFAWSIFEPREGVFSFELFDKALELAHQHGLQIIMGTPTATPPAWLTQKYPEVLNVNFNGQTIEHGLRRHYNYNSPKYRELCAIIVRRMAEHYRDHPAIVGWQIDNEFNCEISEFYSPADHAAFREWLQRKYGSLEALNEAWGTVFWSQTYTDWSQVHLSRMTTAGKQPNPHLYLDEKRFISDSVIDFAKVQVDIIREIAPRHWVTTNGLFGHLDSHRMTDELLDFFSYDSYPQFSTIFQDPNEESPLADRGWSQTLSTVRSISPQFCVMEQQAGPGGWVNRLDMPSPKPGQMRLWTYQSIAHGANMVVYFRWRTATFGHEMYWHGLNDYHNRENRRIREARGIGRELAEAGARIASTLYKAEVAIVRDYDNEWDGEYDVWHGPFYWQSRTAWYKALTRRHIPCDTLCLRQGTTLEELRKYKALIYPHAAIMTDEAAALLEEYVSQGGIVVFACRTGYKDDRAQCYMRPFPGAAAKLCGISVEEFTMVKGTRAAVRMNWLSDESAGIAAADTAADRFNDVLLPESDTVEIIATYASDHYAGKPAVTRNAFGQGEAWYYGAVFDEASAAQVISRIGLQSPAEGILELPPQVELAIREDAAGPLYFLLNYAEEPAEMTLREAKTDLLTGRKLQGTISLEGFGVLVLA from the coding sequence ATGAATCAGCCAACAACCGCGCTTGACCATTTACGACTTGGAGTCTGCTATTACCCGGAGCACTGGAAGGAGGAGCTCTGGGCGGATGATTTCCGCCGCATGGCGGAGCTCGGCATCTCGATCGTTCGAGTCGGCGAATTCGCCTGGTCGATCTTCGAGCCCCGGGAGGGTGTCTTCTCCTTCGAGCTGTTCGACAAAGCGCTGGAGCTCGCCCATCAGCATGGACTGCAGATCATTATGGGCACACCAACAGCAACGCCGCCCGCTTGGCTCACGCAGAAGTATCCGGAGGTGCTGAACGTCAACTTCAACGGACAGACGATTGAACACGGGCTGCGCCGCCATTACAACTACAACAGCCCGAAGTACCGGGAGCTGTGCGCTATTATCGTACGGAGGATGGCAGAGCATTACCGCGATCATCCCGCTATTGTCGGCTGGCAGATTGACAACGAGTTCAACTGTGAAATTTCGGAGTTTTATTCGCCTGCTGATCACGCGGCTTTCCGGGAATGGCTGCAGCGCAAATACGGCAGTCTTGAGGCTTTGAACGAGGCATGGGGTACAGTGTTCTGGAGCCAAACCTATACGGACTGGTCCCAGGTCCATCTGTCCCGTATGACAACAGCGGGCAAGCAGCCGAATCCTCATCTCTATTTGGACGAAAAAAGATTTATATCCGACAGCGTCATCGATTTCGCCAAGGTTCAGGTTGATATCATTCGGGAGATCGCGCCCCGGCACTGGGTAACGACCAACGGCCTGTTCGGACATCTGGACAGCCACCGTATGACTGACGAGCTGCTTGACTTCTTCAGCTATGATTCGTATCCGCAGTTCTCAACCATCTTCCAGGATCCCAATGAAGAGAGCCCGCTGGCGGACAGAGGCTGGAGCCAGACACTCAGCACCGTGCGTTCCATCTCCCCGCAGTTCTGCGTCATGGAGCAGCAAGCCGGTCCCGGCGGTTGGGTGAACCGACTGGATATGCCATCGCCGAAGCCTGGCCAGATGCGGCTGTGGACGTACCAGTCCATTGCGCACGGCGCCAACATGGTCGTCTACTTCCGCTGGCGCACCGCGACGTTCGGCCATGAGATGTATTGGCACGGCTTGAATGATTACCATAACCGTGAGAACAGACGGATTCGTGAGGCAAGAGGGATTGGCCGTGAGCTTGCTGAAGCCGGAGCGCGTATCGCAAGCACCTTGTACAAGGCGGAGGTCGCCATTGTCCGCGATTACGACAACGAGTGGGACGGCGAATACGATGTATGGCATGGCCCGTTCTATTGGCAGAGCCGCACCGCTTGGTACAAGGCGTTAACGAGAAGGCACATTCCGTGCGATACCCTCTGCCTGCGCCAAGGAACGACGCTTGAGGAGCTGCGGAAGTACAAAGCCTTGATCTACCCGCACGCAGCAATTATGACGGACGAAGCCGCAGCTCTGTTAGAGGAATACGTTAGCCAAGGCGGTATTGTCGTGTTCGCCTGCCGTACCGGCTACAAGGACGATCGGGCGCAATGCTATATGCGTCCGTTCCCGGGCGCGGCAGCCAAGCTCTGCGGTATTTCGGTCGAGGAGTTTACAATGGTGAAGGGTACACGCGCCGCAGTCCGCATGAATTGGCTGTCGGATGAGTCTGCCGGCATCGCCGCAGCCGACACAGCAGCCGACCGCTTCAACGACGTGCTGCTGCCGGAGAGCGACACGGTGGAGATCATCGCGACATACGCTAGCGACCACTACGCCGGCAAGCCAGCGGTGACTCGCAACGCGTTTGGCCAAGGCGAGGCCTGGTACTACGGCGCCGTCTTCGACGAAGCGTCCGCGGCGCAGGTCATCTCACGCATCGGCCTGCAATCTCCGGCGGAGGGCATTCTGGAGCTGCCGCCGCAGGTTGAGCTCGCCATTCGTGAGGATGCCGCCGGCCCGCTCTATTTCTTGCTGAATTATGCGGAAGAGCCTGCCGAAATGACACTTCGCGAGGCCAAGACGGACCTGCTGACGGGCCGCAAGCTCCAGGGCACCATCTCGCTCGAAGGCTTCGGCGTGCTGGTGCTGGCGTAA
- a CDS encoding AraC family transcriptional regulator: MHIHCIVPKPSYPLYVCYPDMFGRYSDFPHHAERREEGVLKEYNLHLIFGGGGYVVGEDGEQVQVKAGEGFLFAKEAFQQYGSSQSDPWDVRWIHFTASIPSAMLRGADEAGAWLFSFSEGARMQELTDRMYELSDSFGLGSEAAISALLYELLAQLDQHTESLEGAAALRKRREMREAADIIRSRCREAWDIAGMAKLTGYSPYHFIRVFGDVMGRTPIRYLTECRMLEAKLLLATSGLPIKDVAQRCGFSQASYFIRVFRGMEGLSPSAYRELHGRHGQS, from the coding sequence TTGCATATCCACTGTATCGTTCCCAAGCCGTCGTATCCGCTGTATGTCTGTTATCCCGACATGTTCGGACGTTACTCTGACTTCCCTCACCATGCGGAGCGAAGAGAAGAAGGCGTTCTGAAGGAATATAATCTTCATCTCATATTTGGGGGCGGCGGGTATGTGGTAGGAGAAGACGGGGAACAGGTTCAAGTGAAGGCGGGAGAAGGCTTTCTATTCGCGAAGGAAGCGTTCCAGCAATATGGTTCAAGCCAGTCGGACCCATGGGATGTCAGGTGGATTCACTTCACGGCGTCCATTCCTTCTGCAATGCTTAGGGGGGCGGATGAGGCAGGAGCCTGGCTGTTCTCCTTCTCGGAAGGTGCGAGAATGCAGGAGCTGACGGATCGTATGTATGAGCTTAGCGATTCGTTCGGCTTGGGGAGCGAAGCGGCCATTTCGGCTTTGCTGTACGAGCTGCTAGCTCAGTTGGATCAGCATACTGAAAGTCTGGAGGGCGCTGCGGCGCTCCGGAAGCGCCGGGAAATGCGGGAGGCTGCCGATATCATTCGCAGCCGGTGCCGGGAGGCCTGGGATATCGCGGGCATGGCGAAGCTGACCGGGTATAGCCCTTATCATTTTATCCGAGTGTTCGGAGATGTCATGGGGAGGACGCCCATTCGCTATCTGACGGAGTGCCGCATGTTGGAGGCGAAGCTGCTGCTTGCCACCTCGGGGCTGCCGATCAAGGACGTTGCGCAACGGTGCGGCTTCTCGCAAGCAAGCTATTTCATCCGCGTCTTCCGAGGGATGGAGGGTCTGTCGCCGTCCGCTTATCGTGAGCTCCACGGCCGACATGGCCAGTCGTAA
- a CDS encoding EamA family transporter, with the protein MWLTYSILAAISFGLRGILYHWTSQKPVSRNALLCGTFTMGAVINLALWLLLSSEWTTACLIGMQMGLFSFGANASMFKGFAVGKASLVAILTALPSVVVVALAYLMWDERLYAAQLIAFLIIVGGVLLVRYSNDLSLRNLQGAQWGLLALLLFAGNDLSGKWSTIMEASLYPTLFMMFSTGASCFGLWWWKDTRSAAARSRAAAASEAAVTEEVRIAAAAAATAGSTPGTTIAAAVPPVTPEAHGWSESRAFLVGMAIGITNTVGMMLIIVAFDLGKAGLVSAVVAANVLLMLLYTRFVVKERFKRTELIGITLAFAGLVLMRLFGE; encoded by the coding sequence ATGTGGCTTACCTATTCAATACTTGCGGCAATCAGCTTTGGGCTTCGAGGCATCCTATATCATTGGACCAGCCAGAAGCCTGTGAGCCGCAACGCGCTTCTATGCGGCACTTTTACGATGGGAGCGGTTATTAACCTGGCATTATGGCTGCTGCTGAGCTCCGAGTGGACGACTGCTTGTCTGATCGGGATGCAGATGGGGCTGTTTTCCTTCGGCGCGAATGCCAGCATGTTCAAAGGCTTTGCGGTGGGCAAGGCGTCGCTTGTTGCTATATTAACGGCACTGCCGTCCGTTGTTGTGGTGGCGCTTGCTTATTTGATGTGGGATGAACGATTGTATGCCGCGCAGCTTATCGCGTTTCTTATTATCGTAGGCGGCGTGCTGCTGGTTCGGTATTCCAATGATCTGTCGCTTCGCAATCTGCAGGGGGCACAGTGGGGCTTGCTGGCGCTGCTGCTGTTCGCCGGCAATGATCTGTCGGGCAAATGGTCGACTATTATGGAGGCGTCGTTATATCCGACTTTGTTTATGATGTTCTCGACTGGCGCGTCCTGCTTTGGCCTGTGGTGGTGGAAGGATACAAGGAGCGCAGCAGCCCGCAGCCGGGCTGCCGCTGCTTCGGAGGCGGCGGTGACGGAGGAGGTTCGTATAGCCGCGGCAGCCGCGGCGACGGCAGGCTCGACCCCGGGTACGACGATCGCTGCTGCTGTACCTCCTGTTACGCCGGAAGCTCATGGGTGGAGCGAAAGCCGCGCCTTCCTGGTCGGCATGGCCATCGGCATAACGAACACTGTCGGTATGATGCTTATTATTGTGGCTTTTGATCTGGGCAAGGCGGGCCTCGTCTCGGCTGTTGTGGCGGCGAACGTGCTGCTTATGCTGCTGTATACGCGCTTCGTCGTGAAGGAGAGGTTCAAGCGAACCGAGCTGATCGGCATTACCCTCGCATTCGCAGGACTCGTGCTGATGCGGCTGTTCGGGGAGTAA
- a CDS encoding leucine-rich repeat domain-containing protein yields MRFYTDPRGTAYEQIIDVAIAESECFILKEHTGGWAGMLRSDSYNKVLEELKPYLIDTIDLKDADMDEIMQAQKLFRSNAYYTAGTYHKYRCCEASGLILKGAAYRLSDWIYPQLPEDLCFVMEGGGDYLYSIVHEGMYGLEVTEEQARELMERITGLFLELEEHRALERLLDDAIKHRSDKLYISGHRLAELPGRIRELTELRELDIFEQDVYRLPEELFELSKLERLVVMTADLACIPASIAKLRNLKELNISCGSSDRPAPGWQVKPKEAISLNRIPPEIGELEELERLSIQYCAIEELPPELEKLKRLKSLYLSNCMIKTKPAFLRRMRNLEHVHLSQGLF; encoded by the coding sequence ATGAGATTTTATACGGATCCTAGAGGGACGGCTTACGAGCAAATTATAGATGTGGCGATTGCGGAATCGGAATGTTTTATCCTCAAGGAGCATACAGGCGGCTGGGCAGGTATGTTGAGAAGCGACAGCTATAATAAGGTGCTGGAAGAGCTGAAGCCTTACCTGATTGACACCATTGACCTCAAGGATGCTGATATGGACGAAATCATGCAAGCGCAGAAGCTGTTTCGCAGCAATGCCTATTACACAGCGGGCACCTATCATAAGTATCGCTGCTGCGAAGCTAGCGGCTTAATACTAAAGGGTGCCGCATATCGTCTATCGGATTGGATTTATCCGCAGCTGCCGGAGGATTTGTGCTTCGTGATGGAGGGCGGCGGGGATTACCTCTACTCCATTGTCCATGAAGGAATGTATGGCCTGGAGGTTACGGAGGAGCAAGCGCGCGAGCTGATGGAGCGAATTACGGGGCTGTTTCTGGAATTGGAGGAGCATCGGGCTTTGGAGCGATTGCTCGACGATGCCATCAAGCATCGGTCCGACAAGCTGTATATCAGCGGTCATCGGCTCGCGGAGCTGCCAGGACGCATTAGGGAGCTTACGGAATTGCGGGAATTGGACATTTTCGAACAAGATGTATATCGGCTTCCAGAAGAGCTGTTCGAGCTGAGCAAGCTGGAACGGTTGGTTGTTATGACAGCTGATCTGGCGTGTATTCCCGCTTCCATCGCCAAGCTGCGAAACTTGAAGGAGCTGAATATTAGCTGCGGCAGCTCGGATCGGCCTGCCCCGGGCTGGCAGGTCAAGCCGAAGGAGGCCATCAGCTTGAACCGAATACCTCCAGAGATTGGGGAGCTGGAGGAGCTGGAGCGGCTGTCCATCCAATATTGTGCGATTGAGGAGCTGCCGCCCGAGCTGGAGAAGCTGAAGCGCTTGAAGTCGCTGTATTTGAGCAATTGTATGATCAAGACAAAGCCAGCTTTCCTCAGGCGAATGAGGAATCTGGAGCATGTTCATTTGTCGCAGGGTTTATTCTGA
- a CDS encoding Cof-type HAD-IIB family hydrolase produces the protein MTTSYILTDLDGTLLHSDATLSPYTKQVITEAIQSGAAIGYATARSYISSNRVVGDIPWKHPLVLYNGAMLFDPLTGQVIEGAWLDRNVTHKIISIGKSLGLTPLLFALDSENKEKVFHERLSRSGDTAFYNSRPNDPRFVELDQLICPDACRTLIITYIGLLEELQPLEAQIRRQFEESVCIHLMKDSYIQDHFFLEFSHPDANKYEGARKWAAYVGCSPDQLIVFGDNLNDVGLFEASGTRIAVSNAHPKLASMATHLTESNNADGVAQFIVNLIANELTPQNKPCDK, from the coding sequence ATGACCACCTCGTACATTCTCACTGATCTTGACGGGACACTGCTGCATTCGGACGCCACGTTATCGCCATACACGAAACAGGTCATTACTGAAGCAATTCAGTCTGGGGCGGCTATTGGTTATGCAACGGCGAGAAGCTACATAAGCTCAAACCGAGTTGTCGGCGATATTCCATGGAAGCATCCACTGGTTCTATATAACGGGGCAATGCTGTTCGATCCGCTGACAGGACAGGTTATCGAAGGAGCTTGGCTGGACAGAAACGTGACACACAAGATAATAAGCATTGGGAAATCTCTTGGGCTTACCCCTTTACTATTTGCCCTCGATTCAGAGAATAAAGAAAAAGTGTTCCATGAACGACTGAGCCGTTCGGGAGATACAGCATTCTATAACAGTCGGCCTAATGATCCCAGGTTTGTTGAGCTTGATCAGCTCATCTGTCCTGACGCATGCCGCACATTGATTATAACCTACATCGGTTTATTGGAGGAGCTGCAGCCGCTTGAAGCCCAAATTCGGAGACAATTCGAGGAAAGCGTATGTATCCACCTCATGAAAGACAGTTATATCCAAGACCATTTTTTTCTGGAATTCAGCCATCCGGACGCCAACAAATACGAGGGTGCTCGAAAGTGGGCTGCCTACGTCGGTTGCAGTCCGGATCAGCTTATTGTGTTTGGAGATAACTTGAATGACGTCGGTCTATTCGAAGCCTCAGGAACCAGGATAGCTGTATCCAACGCCCATCCGAAGCTTGCTTCGATGGCCACACATCTCACCGAAAGCAATAACGCTGACGGTGTGGCGCAGTTTATTGTGAATCTGATAGCTAACGAATTGACACCTCAGAATAAACCCTGCGACAAATGA
- the tatC gene encoding twin-arginine translocase subunit TatC, with amino-acid sequence MNKLPIMPLLTHIAELRKQLIAILIIFAISLIGGLAAAPYLLDYLKSRPPASELEWNVFSPFDGVRMYMNIAMVVAATVTIPSALYLLWGFVKQGLHAHERSAALRYVPYSAVGLLLGLAFGYFVLLPISYSFVSDISAKLNLVETYGATQYFSFMMNIVLPMGAAFELPIVVMFLTRIGLLTPERLRKSRRYAYLVLVIVSNLISPPDFVSSFIILLPLSALFELSVLLSHSAFRKREAAQAELPAV; translated from the coding sequence ATGAACAAGCTGCCGATCATGCCGCTCCTTACCCATATCGCAGAGCTTCGCAAGCAGTTAATCGCTATTCTTATTATTTTTGCCATTAGTCTGATCGGGGGCCTGGCGGCCGCGCCATACTTGCTCGACTATTTGAAGAGCCGGCCGCCCGCCTCCGAGCTGGAATGGAATGTATTCTCCCCGTTTGACGGCGTACGGATGTATATGAACATCGCAATGGTGGTCGCCGCCACCGTTACGATTCCGTCAGCACTGTACTTGCTGTGGGGCTTCGTCAAGCAAGGCCTGCATGCCCATGAACGCTCAGCTGCCTTGAGATATGTGCCTTACAGCGCAGTTGGCCTGCTGCTTGGTCTCGCCTTTGGTTATTTCGTGCTGCTGCCCATCAGCTATTCCTTCGTCAGCGACATCTCCGCTAAGCTGAACCTTGTGGAGACCTACGGCGCTACCCAATATTTCAGCTTCATGATGAATATTGTGCTCCCCATGGGAGCCGCCTTCGAGCTGCCAATAGTCGTCATGTTCCTTACGCGGATTGGCCTGCTCACGCCTGAACGTCTGCGCAAGTCCCGCCGATACGCGTATCTGGTGCTCGTCATTGTCTCGAACCTGATCTCGCCGCCTGACTTCGTATCGTCGTTCATTATCCTGCTCCCGCTCTCCGCTTTGTTCGAGTTAAGCGTTCTATTGTCCCATTCCGCCTTCCGAAAGCGCGAAGCAGCGCAGGCAGAGCTGCCAGCGGTGTAA
- a CDS encoding MerR family transcriptional regulator, translating to MSLKVMGIGTVKQLTGLSERQIRYYEDKQLVFPERTNGGARKFSFEDVELLKEIHRKLRDGFHTFELRKGLDNRSDEGGTRRRFRS from the coding sequence ATGAGTCTTAAGGTAATGGGCATTGGTACTGTGAAGCAGCTGACAGGTTTGTCGGAGCGACAGATTCGCTATTATGAGGACAAGCAGCTGGTATTTCCGGAGAGAACGAATGGCGGGGCAAGAAAGTTTTCATTCGAGGACGTCGAGCTGCTGAAGGAAATTCATCGCAAGCTGCGGGATGGCTTCCATACATTCGAGCTTCGCAAAGGTCTGGATAATCGTAGTGACGAGGGGGGTACAAGGAGGCGTTTTCGCTCATGA